Proteins encoded by one window of Bactrocera oleae isolate idBacOlea1 chromosome 4, idBacOlea1, whole genome shotgun sequence:
- the Gr10a gene encoding gustatory receptor 10a — MSFWERHKHNIYKYGHIYATLYGLMVINYIPQRRTNTFTHRLAVIYGHALSVCLILVLPIYFARHISVLTEARDERGHLLLLVNFANTLLKYITVVVTYVANFAHYAAIRAVTRVRQQLEDDFNSSLHAMPAYDERPRKQFEAMLLFKFGLINAMMAVQVANILYQHFNGAHPVRVHIAVYTFVLWNYTENMADYFYFINSSALKFYQQLNQQLRQVLRENKLLHYFWLRGQRRGTVPHLCGLLCDRLDTLAQRYQQINRLYQDSLTMHQFQILGLVFITLISNLTNSFILFNLFVKHSESGASPAIVLNALHAIIFYVDTYIVALVSENISLELRNINQTLRQFNQLAVLDVRLQQTVEGFALYIMNNRVEVRICGLFVLDRSLTYLTAAAALSYFITLVQFDMNLT; from the exons ATGAGTTTCTGGGAGCGTCACAAACACAACATCTACAAGTATGGTCATATTTACGCCACACTCTACGGCCTCATGGTAATCAATTACATACCTCAGCGTCGAACCAATACATTCACGCATCGACTAGCCGTTATTTATGGGCACGCGCTCAGCGTTTGCCTGATCCTTGTGCTGCCCATTTATTTTGCTCGCCACATCTCCGTCCTTACTGAAGCGCGTGACGAGCGTGGCCACCTGTTGCTTCTGGTGAATTTCGCCAACACTTTGCTTAAATATATAACTGTTGTGGTAACGTACGTTGCCAATTTTGCACATTACGCAGCCATACGTGCCGTCACTAGAGTGCGTCAGCAGCTGGAGGATGACTTCAACAGCAGCCTACATGCGATGCCAGCATACGACGAGCGACCACGCAAACAATTCGAAGCGATGCTACTCTTTAAATTCGGCCTTATCAACGCCATGATGGCCGTACAGGTGGCGAACATACTCTACCAGCATTTTAACGGAGCACATCCGGTGCGCGTACACATCGCTGTGTACACATTTGTTCTGTGGAACTATACAGAAAATATGGCAGACTACTTTTACTTCATCAACAGCAGCGCTTTGAAATTCTACCAGCAACTCAACCAACAGCTGCGACAAGTGTTGCGCGAGAACAAACTGTTGCATTACTTTTGGCTGCGCGGTCAGCGGCGCGGCACGGTCCCGCATTTGTGCGGCTTACTATGCGACCGCCTGGATACGCTAGCGCAGCGCTACCAGCAGATAAATCGCCTCTACCAAGACAGCTTGACAATGCATCAATTCCAGATACTCGGTCTTGTCTTCATTACGCTCATCAGCAACCTCACCAACTCGTTCATTCTCTTCAATCTGTTTGTGAAGCATTCAGAGTCAGGCGCCTCACCGGCCATTGTGCTGAACGCGCTGCATGCCATCATCTTCTACGTGGACACCTACATTGTGGCGCTGGTGAGTGAGAACATCAGTCTGGAATTGCGAAACATTAATCAAACCTTGCGGCAGTTCAATCAACTGGCCGTCCTCGATGTGCGCCTGCAGCAGACG GTGGAAGGTTTCGCGCTCTACATAATGAACAATCGAGTTGAGGTTCGCATCTGCGGCCTCTTTGTGCTAGATAGGAGCTTGACATACCTAACGGCGGCCGCCGCTTTGTCATATTTCATAACGCTCGTGCAATTCGATATGAATTTGACGTAA
- the LOC118683125 gene encoding gustatory receptor for bitter taste 22e-like, producing MSLTATSTLTTVAPRRWQLYTYYFALAIGLIAFRVDFDQRRVYRWPFMQIYACTLNALIVITLPLSYPITLSYLNNLNENRLMRIVNIFNTIQIFSITALAIVFRWKREHTIIEILTRMLDLEREYFEKCVPPVVKRNCEQFYSNRLLWIKYFSIITQGIYTAYNLSLLIPEINLISLLYSSHMLCLISVILHMILHYFLAMWYVWQRFCWLNVQLRRIFNILQLLAHKRYSRSLRRRLRSRLARELIDVARVHRQLTGFAERLTDCYRLQIVAVLLSKIINNISIGYLCLKYGNNPYLRSLGAFNHTFSIVAIMMTLSDSFYLDIICDRVAIAARETSEVLKRFHELLRVDDPVDYACDLLSQHLRLCKLSISVFGVIGVNKRLSFLVFGGFVKNVLLLLQWDLAKQFD from the exons ATGTCGTTAACCGCGACGTCAACACTGACGACGGTCGCTCCGCGGCGTTGGCAACTTTATACTTACTACTTTGCTCTCGCCATCGGACTTATCGCGTTTCGTGTCGATTTTGATCAGCGCCGCGTCTATCGTTGGCCGTTCATGCAAATCTACGCCTGCACTTTAAATGCGCTGATCGTCATCACTTTGCCACTATCGTACCCCATCACCTTGTCCTACTTAAATAACCTCAACGAAAATCGTTTGATGAGAATCGTAAACATATTCAATACAATACAGATATTTTCGATTACCGCATTGGCCATAGTTTTTCGCTGGAAACGCGAGCATACAATCATCGAAATTCTAACGCGGATGCTGGACTTAGAGCGCGAGTACTTTGAGAAGTGTGTGCCTCCTGTGGTGAAGCGCAATTGCGAACAATTCTACAGCAATCGTTTACTTTGGATAAAATACTTCAGCATCATCACTCAAGGCATATACACTGCATATAACCTGTCGCTTTTAATTCCCGAAATTAATCTCATCTCGCTCCTCTATAGCTCACACATGCTCTGTTTAATCAGCGTGATTTTACACATGATCCTACATTACTTCCTCGCGATGTGGTATGTGTGGCAGCGGTTTTGCTGGTTGAATGTGCAACTGCGACGTATTTTCAATATTCTTCAACTTTTGGCCCATAAGCGCTATAGCCGCTCTTTGCGCAGGCGCCTGAGGAGTCGCTTGGCGAGAGAGTTGATTGATGTGGCGCGCGTACACCGCCAGCTCACAGGATTCGCTGAGCGTCTGACCGACTGCTACCGACTACAGATAGTCGCTGTTCTATTAAGCAAAATCATCAACAATATCTCGATCGGTTATTTGTGCTTGAAATATGGCAATAACCCTTATTTAAGGAGCCTAGGTGCATTTAACCACACGTTCAGCATTGTGGCAATTATGATGACTCTATCAGACTCATTCTACTTGGACATAATCTGCGATCGTGTGGCTATTGCCGCCCGCGAAACGTCGGAGGTATTAAAACGATTTCACGAGCTGCTTAGAGTTGACGATCCAGTTGACTATGCG TGTGACTTGCTTTCCCAGCATTTGCGCTTGTGCAAGCTAAGTATTAGTGTGTTTGGCGTTATCGGTGTGAATAAGCGACTTTCCTTCCTAGTCTTCGGAGGATTCGTGAAAAATGTGTTGCTTCTATTGCAGTGGGATCTGGCAAAGCAGTTCGATTAG